The following are encoded together in the Flavihumibacter fluvii genome:
- a CDS encoding GNAT family N-acetyltransferase has translation MVAIEIKKVGLTDIRQLQEISRQTFIETFAGGNTEENMQKYLEECFTMDKLTSELTNPDSEFYFALSGNKVIGYVKINFGQAQTELKDQKALEIERIYVLKEFYGKKVGQVLYDTAVEIAKLKSADYLWLGVWEENPRAINFYKKNGFVEFDKHIFKLGNDEQTDIMMKLQLGKN, from the coding sequence ATGGTAGCAATTGAAATAAAGAAAGTTGGACTTACCGATATTAGGCAATTGCAAGAAATCAGCAGACAAACATTTATAGAAACTTTTGCAGGCGGAAACACAGAAGAAAATATGCAAAAATATTTAGAAGAATGTTTTACGATGGACAAACTAACATCGGAGTTGACAAACCCCGACTCAGAATTTTACTTTGCCCTATCAGGCAATAAAGTAATTGGATATGTAAAGATTAATTTTGGACAGGCGCAGACAGAACTAAAGGACCAAAAAGCTCTTGAAATAGAACGTATTTATGTTTTGAAAGAATTTTATGGAAAAAAGGTTGGACAGGTTTTATATGACACGGCAGTTGAAATAGCCAAACTAAAAAGTGCTGATTATTTGTGGTTAGGTGTTTGGGAAGAAAACCCAAGAGCAATTAACTTTTATAAGAAAAATGGTTTTGTTGAGTTTGACAAACACATTTTTAAGTTAGGTAATGACGAACAGACAGATATAATGATGAAATTACAACTTGGCAAAAATTAA
- a CDS encoding helix-turn-helix domain-containing protein: MSVSEVAYEPGFKYPQHFTRLFKQWVGQSPNLYRDSLN, from the coding sequence ATGTCAGTCAGTGAAGTAGCCTATGAACCTGGCTTTAAATATCCTCAACATTTCACCCGATTGTTTAAACAATGGGTCGGGCAGTCACCCAATCTATATCGAGATTCGTTGAACTGA
- a CDS encoding M28 family peptidase produces the protein MRNLTCALLLICTHCFGQKKEIQNIASIVSIERLKKNLYYLASEQLEGRVMGSKGDTLASEYIINCFKENHLAAPYNNGTSYFQTVNSYRKNLLQSQLIIGEKKYENWNGWGFGMRSVESVLLDNIPVVFAGYGIENSLYNDFANIDVKGKAVLLLTGQPQDSTGIYLLSGTKQAAIISSYQNVLRDKGASLILLYNNRFAAESSIQQKSAFQAVYKIPFLQNNNLPVIMLSEERANELLAHSDKSIKSLARDITKTLRPQSFVVNNTVSCHIKIDITEEKAPNVIGVINGSDSTAGCIILSAHHDHLGKDGNTIYYGAVDNASGTVAIMEIAMLMNKAVEKGFRPKRTIIFASYTGEEKGLLGSYHFSTNPLFPVEKTHAVLNIDMMGRVDTFYTGKRADSNYAYILVIDSLNRGLRKALFTANEKLGKLKLDTYYEQPQFMQRRLMGSDQYPFYLKGVPFIRIDCGFSKDYHQPTDTPDKINYELLSDQIKLAFLTTWNIAND, from the coding sequence ATGAGAAACCTGACCTGTGCCTTACTGCTTATATGTACACATTGCTTTGGACAGAAGAAAGAAATACAAAATATTGCATCGATCGTTTCAATTGAACGGTTAAAAAAGAACCTTTACTATTTAGCCAGTGAACAATTAGAAGGCAGGGTCATGGGGAGCAAAGGGGATACCCTGGCTTCTGAATATATAATCAATTGTTTTAAAGAAAATCACCTGGCGGCCCCTTATAATAACGGGACAAGCTATTTTCAAACCGTAAATTCTTACAGAAAGAACCTCTTGCAATCTCAGTTAATTATCGGGGAAAAAAAATATGAGAACTGGAATGGTTGGGGTTTTGGAATGCGTAGCGTTGAATCGGTATTATTAGATAATATCCCGGTTGTTTTTGCCGGATATGGAATTGAAAACAGTCTATACAATGATTTTGCCAATATTGATGTGAAGGGTAAAGCGGTTTTACTTCTTACCGGTCAACCACAGGACAGTACAGGTATTTACCTGTTGTCAGGTACAAAGCAGGCAGCAATAATATCTTCTTATCAGAATGTACTGCGGGATAAAGGGGCTTCACTTATTTTGCTTTATAACAACAGATTTGCAGCTGAATCTTCAATACAGCAAAAATCAGCTTTTCAGGCGGTGTATAAAATTCCATTTTTACAGAATAACAACCTGCCTGTTATAATGCTATCTGAAGAAAGAGCCAATGAACTATTAGCCCATTCTGATAAATCAATAAAAAGCCTTGCACGGGACATTACAAAGACACTTCGTCCGCAATCATTTGTTGTAAACAATACAGTTAGCTGTCATATTAAGATTGATATAACTGAAGAAAAGGCACCCAATGTTATAGGAGTTATCAACGGAAGTGATAGCACAGCAGGCTGTATTATCCTTTCTGCCCATCACGACCATCTTGGAAAGGACGGAAATACTATTTATTATGGCGCCGTTGATAATGCCAGTGGTACAGTGGCTATTATGGAAATAGCCATGCTGATGAACAAAGCTGTAGAAAAAGGGTTCAGGCCAAAACGCACGATTATTTTTGCTTCATATACCGGCGAAGAAAAAGGCTTATTGGGTTCTTACCATTTCTCAACCAATCCCTTATTCCCTGTTGAAAAAACCCACGCCGTTTTGAATATTGATATGATGGGACGTGTTGATACCTTTTATACAGGAAAAAGAGCAGACAGTAATTATGCATACATCCTGGTAATAGATTCTCTAAACCGTGGTCTGCGTAAGGCACTATTCACAGCGAATGAAAAGCTGGGGAAACTAAAACTGGACACCTACTATGAGCAGCCGCAGTTTATGCAAAGAAGGCTTATGGGTTCAGATCAATATCCTTTTTACCTGAAAGGAGTTCCTTTCATCAGGATTGATTGTGGCTTTAGCAAAGACTATCATCAGCCAACAGACACACCCGATAAGATTAATTATGAGCTTCTTTCCGATCAAATAAAACTGGCTTTTTTGACTACCTGGAATATTGCAAATGATTAG
- a CDS encoding VOC family protein, with product MTTNENTTHFAPELHIPNGTFNVDFYTKFGATEHFCFRNDDGSIHVAEMDINGAIFHLHETMRDALEPISAKGVTSVIGLFVPDVQEVMQKAIQAGAIEINPVEDHDYGYRQGMFKDPFGHYWQIQKKI from the coding sequence ATGACAACAAACGAAAATACAACGCATTTTGCTCCTGAACTGCACATTCCCAACGGGACGTTCAATGTTGATTTTTACACAAAATTCGGTGCAACGGAACATTTTTGTTTTCGAAATGATGACGGAAGCATTCATGTAGCAGAAATGGATATCAACGGTGCAATTTTTCACCTGCACGAAACAATGCGTGATGCTCTTGAACCAATCAGTGCAAAGGGAGTTACATCGGTTATCGGGTTGTTTGTTCCTGATGTACAGGAAGTAATGCAAAAAGCCATACAGGCAGGAGCAATTGAGATTAACCCTGTGGAAGACCACGATTATGGTTACAGGCAAGGAATGTTCAAAGACCCTTTTGGGCATTACTGGCAAATACAGAAAAAAATCTAA
- a CDS encoding cupin domain-containing protein, translating to MTALNKILDLTPLGMRFTVLKSGVQTNGKSLDLHWELLPGCNMKDPLVHHHPNAIETYEILEGEMEFLIKDKWLTAKKGDKLSVPIGVTHAFRNPTNEIVTVFNTHQPALKMEEYFEDVSKVLDKVTNNRTKEFKLNLKAKLYLGILMNNYRNEIIAINPPDFAVKILGYIGKLMGIKY from the coding sequence ATGACAGCATTGAATAAAATCCTTGACCTGACTCCTTTAGGAATGAGATTTACTGTTTTGAAAAGCGGCGTACAAACAAATGGAAAGTCGTTGGATTTGCACTGGGAGTTATTACCTGGTTGTAACATGAAAGACCCATTAGTACATCATCATCCAAATGCTATTGAAACTTACGAGATATTAGAAGGTGAAATGGAATTCTTAATAAAAGATAAATGGTTGACAGCAAAAAAAGGCGACAAGTTATCAGTCCCAATTGGAGTGACCCATGCTTTCAGAAATCCAACAAATGAAATTGTAACCGTTTTTAATACGCACCAACCAGCTTTAAAAATGGAGGAATATTTTGAGGATGTCAGTAAGGTTTTAGATAAAGTAACTAATAATAGAACAAAAGAGTTTAAGTTGAATTTAAAAGCCAAGTTATATTTGGGCATATTGATGAATAATTACCGAAATGAGATAATTGCCATAAATCCTCCGGATTTTGCTGTGAAGATCCTTGGATATATTGGAAAATTGATGGGCATTAAATATTAA
- a CDS encoding alpha/beta fold hydrolase: protein MIRKVLKVILYIISAFLFLVLILITVWWINSPGKADPITNKNGETIPSSISVIDTVQIGGLKQYIIIRGADTTKPIMLFVHGGPGGPEIGMMKETNRLIENDFVMVYWEQRGAGKSYNSNLPPESMNLKQFILDAGELSRYLIKRFKKDKIYIMGHSWGSLLGILTANKYPELFHAYFGIGQIAHQYRGELVSFEWAKDQAQLHHDKKAINELANLNFPDSVASNADWDEFLAIERNYVMKFGGGATREMKGILPLVKMIFLTHEYNVKEKINYLKGSEFSVKYLWPEVINTNLFDEIDSMPVPVYILQGLYDYQTPYPVAKDFFNQLKAPAKEFFIFEKSAHSPNMEEIEKFNSIVHELARNN, encoded by the coding sequence ATGATAAGGAAAGTATTAAAGGTGATTCTTTACATTATCTCTGCATTCTTGTTCCTGGTTTTGATCTTAATAACGGTATGGTGGATTAATAGTCCAGGTAAAGCAGACCCAATTACAAATAAGAACGGTGAGACAATCCCAAGCAGCATTTCAGTTATCGATACAGTTCAAATTGGAGGCTTGAAACAGTATATAATAATTCGAGGTGCTGATACAACCAAACCAATAATGTTGTTTGTTCATGGGGGGCCGGGGGGACCTGAAATTGGAATGATGAAAGAAACAAACCGATTAATTGAAAACGACTTCGTAATGGTATACTGGGAACAAAGGGGAGCAGGAAAATCCTATAATTCAAATTTGCCACCTGAGTCAATGAATTTGAAGCAATTTATTTTAGATGCGGGTGAACTTAGCCGATATCTTATCAAGCGATTCAAAAAAGACAAGATTTACATTATGGGACATTCCTGGGGGTCTCTACTTGGGATTTTAACAGCTAATAAATACCCTGAACTTTTTCATGCCTATTTTGGTATTGGCCAAATAGCACATCAATATAGGGGAGAACTTGTTTCATTTGAATGGGCTAAAGACCAGGCTCAATTACATCATGATAAGAAAGCCATTAATGAATTGGCCAACCTGAATTTCCCGGATTCAGTTGCGAGTAACGCTGACTGGGATGAATTCCTTGCTATTGAGCGAAATTACGTTATGAAGTTTGGTGGTGGCGCAACCCGTGAAATGAAGGGAATATTGCCCTTGGTTAAAATGATATTTCTTACTCATGAATACAACGTTAAGGAAAAAATCAACTACCTGAAAGGCAGTGAATTTTCAGTCAAGTACTTGTGGCCTGAAGTAATCAATACTAATCTTTTCGATGAAATTGATAGTATGCCAGTTCCTGTTTATATTCTTCAGGGTTTATATGATTACCAGACACCCTATCCAGTTGCTAAAGATTTTTTTAACCAATTGAAAGCACCTGCAAAGGAGTTCTTTATCTTTGAAAAATCTGCGCACAGTCCAAATATGGAAGAAATTGAAAAGTTTAATTCAATTGTGCATGAACTTGCCAGGAATAATTGA
- a CDS encoding dihydrofolate reductase family protein has translation MRRIIVLSMITLDGVMQAPGGPKEDTSGGFKFGGWVAPYSDDVYGKVVQEELKPADYLLGRKTFEIWADYWPEHGEIWPGINEGTKYVFSKNLKKSDPIVTGWENSVVIKKVADIKKVKNSKGPDIQVWGSSELVQLLLKNDLVDELRLKIHPLTLGKGKKLFGNGTIPAAFELIESIVTTSGVIIASYKRSGKVRTGTIGA, from the coding sequence ATGAGAAGAATAATTGTTTTATCAATGATCACATTGGATGGAGTCATGCAGGCACCTGGTGGGCCTAAGGAAGATACATCAGGAGGTTTCAAATTCGGCGGTTGGGTGGCGCCATATTCTGACGATGTTTATGGCAAAGTGGTGCAGGAAGAGCTGAAGCCTGCAGATTATCTTTTGGGCAGAAAAACATTTGAGATCTGGGCAGATTACTGGCCTGAACATGGAGAAATTTGGCCGGGTATAAATGAAGGCACTAAATATGTGTTTTCCAAGAACCTGAAAAAATCGGACCCGATTGTAACCGGGTGGGAAAATTCAGTAGTCATAAAAAAAGTGGCGGATATTAAAAAGGTAAAAAATTCAAAAGGTCCTGATATTCAAGTTTGGGGTAGCAGTGAGCTTGTTCAGCTACTACTAAAGAATGACCTGGTAGACGAACTCAGGCTCAAAATTCACCCTTTGACTTTAGGTAAGGGAAAAAAGCTTTTTGGTAATGGAACGATTCCGGCAGCATTTGAATTAATAGAGAGTATTGTTACAACGAGTGGAGTAATAATTGCCAGTTACAAGCGGTCCGGGAAAGTCCGGACAGGTACTATTGGCGCTTAG
- a CDS encoding dihydrofolate reductase family protein, protein MRKIISFMHISLDGFVAGLNGEMDWIKVDEEIFDYVGKRISEGDTALYGRITFQMMENYWPTAGDKPTATRHDIEHSKWYHKVHKVVLSKTMKDAGLTNTKIISDNLTDNINEIKQQAGKDILLFGSPTATHSLIQLNLIDGYWLFVNPIILGRGIPLFVDIKERIKLKLLTSRQFACGVTELNYTVDRTL, encoded by the coding sequence ATGAGAAAAATAATATCATTTATGCACATATCGCTTGACGGTTTTGTAGCAGGTCTGAATGGAGAAATGGACTGGATTAAAGTTGATGAAGAAATTTTTGATTATGTCGGTAAGCGGATAAGCGAAGGCGACACTGCATTGTATGGACGGATAACCTTTCAAATGATGGAAAATTACTGGCCTACCGCAGGAGACAAACCGACAGCGACCAGGCACGACATTGAACATTCAAAGTGGTACCACAAAGTTCACAAAGTTGTTTTATCTAAAACAATGAAAGATGCAGGTTTGACGAACACAAAAATTATCAGCGACAACCTTACAGACAATATAAATGAAATAAAGCAGCAGGCAGGTAAAGACATCCTTCTTTTTGGCAGCCCGACAGCAACACATTCACTTATTCAACTTAACTTAATAGACGGCTACTGGCTATTTGTTAATCCAATCATTCTTGGACGCGGTATTCCATTGTTTGTTGACATCAAAGAAAGAATAAAACTAAAACTATTGACTAGCCGGCAATTTGCTTGCGGGGTAACTGAACTGAATTACACAGTGGACAGGACCTTATAA
- a CDS encoding alpha/beta hydrolase → MSIFFLWGYCFLFSSVQSQQTNQMVTGQMYIEKFIQAEGIRLHYLDWGGSGLPLILIHPLGDSPYIFEDFAAALKNKFRIIAYSRRGHSKSAATVLHYDNSTLVSDIKILLDSLQVNKANLLGWSMGGNEITEFAIRYPERTNKLIYFESGYDLSDDAFRDIIKTIPKSPFPDSLDLLTIDAYRKWYHKFWFSDVEWNSTLEANLHGSTRINSDGSVVTLPNDSISKMFLESATSYHRNYRMIQAPALVIYAKPFFVSPVKDEKVLFGYAEMERNIIHPWRLRSMYQIKAELKNVTIKELPEGSHTSFIFLSKDSLVETIDHFLSH, encoded by the coding sequence TTGAGCATATTCTTTTTGTGGGGATATTGTTTTCTTTTTTCAAGCGTTCAATCGCAACAGACCAATCAAATGGTAACCGGGCAGATGTATATTGAAAAGTTTATCCAGGCCGAAGGGATTAGGCTTCACTACCTGGATTGGGGCGGCTCCGGGCTACCTCTTATCCTTATTCACCCGCTTGGCGATTCGCCATACATTTTTGAGGACTTTGCTGCTGCCTTAAAGAATAAGTTCAGGATTATTGCCTATTCGAGACGTGGACATAGCAAATCAGCAGCGACCGTATTGCATTATGACAATTCCACACTTGTTTCAGACATAAAGATTTTACTGGATAGTTTGCAGGTTAACAAAGCTAATTTGCTTGGCTGGTCAATGGGCGGCAATGAAATCACGGAATTTGCCATACGTTATCCCGAAAGGACTAATAAGCTTATTTATTTTGAGTCGGGTTACGACCTGTCAGATGATGCATTCAGGGATATCATTAAAACAATACCGAAATCCCCTTTTCCGGACAGCCTGGATTTACTAACAATAGATGCATACCGGAAATGGTATCACAAATTCTGGTTTTCAGATGTAGAGTGGAATTCCACACTGGAAGCAAACCTGCATGGATCTACCAGAATCAATTCTGACGGCAGTGTAGTTACTTTACCCAATGATAGCATTTCTAAGATGTTCCTGGAATCTGCAACGAGCTATCATCGTAACTATAGGATGATCCAGGCTCCAGCATTGGTGATTTATGCCAAACCATTCTTTGTTTCTCCTGTAAAGGATGAAAAAGTACTATTTGGTTATGCGGAAATGGAAAGGAATATTATCCATCCATGGCGGTTGAGGAGCATGTACCAAATAAAGGCAGAGTTAAAAAATGTGACAATCAAAGAATTGCCAGAAGGCTCACACACTTCTTTTATATT